A stretch of DNA from Deltaproteobacteria bacterium:
ACAGTTAAGAGAAGAGCTCATGCAAAATACTACGAGACCCTGTTCTTGCAAGCCGGCCTTCAGGATAAAGAGCGGCTTACTCTGCCTAGGGCGGTCTGGGAAGAAGGCCTTCAGAATATGGCTGAAACAGGCAAGGAGGAACCGGGCCCACCCTATTATGGACACGTGTACAACCAGTACGTCATACGGGCTCATCAACGGGACGAGCTCAGAAGATATCTGGCTGAACAGGGTGTAGGTACCGCAGTGTATTATCCTCTGCCCCTCCACCTGCAGCCTTGTTTTTCTGAACTTGGCTATGATGAGGGTGATTTTCCGGAGAGCGAGAAGGCAGCAAGGGAAACTCTTGCACTCCCTGTGTATCCGGAGCTCGAAAAAGCACAACTGGACTACGTGGCGGACAGGATCGCAGCTTTCTACGAATAAAAGGGGCGTCCCCATCACCATGCTGGACGCCCCTTTTCTATCCTGTGGCGGAGAGAGTGGGATTCGAACCCACGGTACAGCTTTCAACTGTACACTCGCTTAGCAGGCGAGCGCCTTCAGCCGACTCGGCCATCTCTCCGGAAACTCTTATGTGACAGTGGCTGGCGGAGGGAGTAGGATTCGAACCCACGGTCCCGCTCATCACGGGACAACGGTTTTCAAGACCGCCGCCTTAAACCACTCGGCCATCCCTCCGGATGTTTCTTGCTATCATTTTCCCGGGAAAAAGTCAACTATTGCGCCTGATGCCTCCAGGAGAGATTCTGTTGATATACCAGTAAATTGTCAGTGCCTGGCAGCCAACAGCTGCCCGCAACAGTCCACTCGAGCAAACCTCCTTGGAGATCTATTCCTCCCACATATCAATTACTATCGTATAGGAAGTACAGCTGAAAGCGCCCGCCCACGGTTCCACAGCCACCCGGAAGTAGCGTGAATCATCCATGCCACACATGCCGTCCCAGGTATAGATAATGACTTCTTCGTCGCATGCTGCCCCTTGCGAGGATTCTAAACTGCTGCACTGCTCGTCATACAGGTGGAGATCATAGTCTCTGCAGTCAGCGCCCTGGGGGGGAGTCAAGCGAATTCGCACAGTTAAATCCTGGTCCATAAACGGTATGCAACCACTAGTCCCTTCTTCAGCTTCAAACCTGAAATAGTCCACGTCATCTTGCGGATAGATAGTCGCGGTCAAGGTGACCTCTCCATCCACCTCACGAATAGTTCCCAGATATGTAGTGTTTGCGCAAGTGTCATTGTATGAGGGGTCTAAGCATTGGGAACAGTCGGAGTCCTGTTCATCTTGCTTGCCGTCGCAGTCATTGTCGATGCCATCGTCACAGTCCTCAGAAGCCCCCGGATTGACGGCCGCCTCACTGTCGTTGCAGTCTCCATCCTGGGTAGACGTATAACCGCCCGAGGGGGCGCACAGACATCTGCCGCTGCCAGAAGTTCCATATCCGTCGTTGTCATTGTCCAGATAATACGTTGTGCAGCCAGTCGCACCCTCCTCGTCGATTTCTGCATCACAGTCATTGTCTTTGTCGTCGCAGCGCTCCTGGGCGCCAGGATAGACCTCCGGGTCACCGTCGTCACAGTCAACAGCAGCTTGGCCGCAGTTGTCCTGCTCGAAATAACCATCCTTGTCGGCATCGACACAAACCTGATCATCAGAATCCAGCAGTAGAGGAAAGATGATTTCAATCAGCGACGCCCCCCTGGCTTGAGAGAGTGTTTCCGGCATACCCACAAGAGACAAGCCAGACAACAAAAGGAAACCGACAATTACTGTTCTTCGCGTATACACCCCAACCTCCTTTCCGACGCCGCATATCGAAATAAGACATTTTATCCCTTGGTAGTTTTGCACCGCTTCACTGAGATGCTCAGACAAAGCAAATTTTGGGCCATCTCACCGGAGTGACAGGCATTATTTTAACTATTCCCGTTCTATCGAATTTATGCTACTAGAGAAAAATATTTGCAAAAGTCTGCGTATCGGGGGACTGCAATGAACGACTTGATCGAGGTCATCAAGAGGCGTCGGAGCATCCGAAGATTTTCCTCTGAGCCGATCCCTGTAGAGATAATCAGTGACATATTGGACTGCGCCCGGTTGGCGCCCACGGCGATCAACATTCAACCCTGGCTCTTCGGGGCAGTCACCGACCCGGAGCTCAAACAACAGATTGCCCAGCTGGCTGACTATGGCAAGTTCATCAAGGATTGCGCCGTGTGCTTTGCAGTATTTGCTGATTCTACCCAGAAATATTTCCTGGAGGACGGCTCTGCTGCCACGGAAAACATCCTGCTGGCCTGCACTGCTCACGGCATAGGCAGCTGCTGGGTGGCAGGACACAAAAAAGAGTACGCCGAAGCCGTCCGCAAGCTTCTCAATGTTCCGCAACCTTACACCCTGATCGCCCTGGTAGCGGCGGGTTATTCAGATGAAAGACCCGCACCCAGAAAGAAAGCTCTTGATGAAGTGACCTTTTTCAACAGGTTTCAAGGATAATGAATGGCCAGCCTCCAGGAGTGGCTCCCAGGTTGGCTAGAACCAGGCAACTACAGCCAGGCCATTGCACGGCACAACAGCAAAATTTGCCAGCGTGATATCCGGGGGTGCTTGTGAAGGTACTGTCTCTCTTTGGCGGTCCGCGGCAGAAAGGTAACACAGCCACGGTTCTCAGTTGGGTGGAGGAGGCCTTGCAGACTCGGGGACACAGGGTCCAACGGATCAATGTCATTGACAAGAAAGTGGCAGGCTGTCTCGGCTGCAGCAACTGTCAGCAAGTCGCAGATGAACCCGGCTGTGTGCAAAGAGATGACGCCTTGTTCATCTTTGAACAGATGGTTGCCTCCGATCTTATCCTCTATTCCTGCCCTCTCTACTGCTGGAGTTTTCCTGGCCAGCTAAAAGTCCTCCTCGACCGCCACTTCTGTCTGGTAACGGGCTATGACGTGGGAGAACCAGAATCCCTGATCCAGGAGCACCGCACTGCACTCCTGGTGACCTGCGCCGGTCCACTGGAAAACAATGCGGATCTCATCGTCGAGATGTTCCACCGCTTTGCAGCCTATCTTCTGGCCAGACCCGTGGGCGAACTGATTGTGCCCTTTTGCACCTCGCCCGAGGCCCTGGGTGAAGAGAGCCGTGCACAGGTCTCCGCCTTCGCTGCCAAGATCTGCAGCACAGAGGCCCTCTGAAGCTGGCTGCTGCGCAGGCCTGCACTAGTCAGCGGTTTCTCTTTGTTTTTGCTCCCAGAAAAATTCCTCCAGGGCCTCCAGTTCGAGAGCCGTTTTCTCCCACTGTTCATTCCATTTCTCCAGGTTGCCTTTCAAGTGCTGATATTCCCGGCTCAGTTCCTGCACACTGCCACCGTTGTGGTATGTCTCCGGCGCGGCCAGCAGAGTGCTCAATTCTTCCAGCCGCAAGGCCGCAGCATCGATCTGCTTCTCGATATCATCCAGCTTCTGGGTCAGAGGCGCCTTCAAACGGTAGAGTTCATTGCGCCAGTTGGCTTCCAGCTGTTTTCTCTTTTT
This window harbors:
- a CDS encoding putative metal-binding motif-containing protein; this translates as MYTRRTVIVGFLLLSGLSLVGMPETLSQARGASLIEIIFPLLLDSDDQVCVDADKDGYFEQDNCGQAAVDCDDGDPEVYPGAQERCDDKDNDCDAEIDEEGATGCTTYYLDNDNDGYGTSGSGRCLCAPSGGYTSTQDGDCNDSEAAVNPGASEDCDDGIDNDCDGKQDEQDSDCSQCLDPSYNDTCANTTYLGTIREVDGEVTLTATIYPQDDVDYFRFEAEEGTSGCIPFMDQDLTVRIRLTPPQGADCRDYDLHLYDEQCSSLESSQGAACDEEVIIYTWDGMCGMDDSRYFRVAVEPWAGAFSCTSYTIVIDMWEE
- a CDS encoding nitroreductase family protein; the encoded protein is MNDLIEVIKRRRSIRRFSSEPIPVEIISDILDCARLAPTAINIQPWLFGAVTDPELKQQIAQLADYGKFIKDCAVCFAVFADSTQKYFLEDGSAATENILLACTAHGIGSCWVAGHKKEYAEAVRKLLNVPQPYTLIALVAAGYSDERPAPRKKALDEVTFFNRFQG
- a CDS encoding flavodoxin family protein, giving the protein MKVLSLFGGPRQKGNTATVLSWVEEALQTRGHRVQRINVIDKKVAGCLGCSNCQQVADEPGCVQRDDALFIFEQMVASDLILYSCPLYCWSFPGQLKVLLDRHFCLVTGYDVGEPESLIQEHRTALLVTCAGPLENNADLIVEMFHRFAAYLLARPVGELIVPFCTSPEALGEESRAQVSAFAAKICSTEAL